Part of the Faecalibacterium duncaniae genome, CAGGAGAAGGGGCTGGACATTGAGTTCGTGGAGCAGCCCGTGCCCGCCGCAGATCTTGAGGGGATGCAGTATGTCACCCGCCATGCCGATGTGCCCGTGCTGGCCGACGAGAGCGTGTTCAGCCCGGCAGATGCCCTGCGGATCATGCAGACCGGCGCGGCCGACCTTGTGAACATCAAGCTGATGAAGTGCGGCGGTATCACCAATGCCCTGCGCATTGCCGCCGCCGCTGAGGTGTACGGCGTGGAGTGCATGATCGGCTGTATGCTGGAAGCAAAGATCTCGGTCAACGCCGCCGTGGAGCTGGCCTGCGCCAAGAAGATCGTCACCAAGATCGACCTCGACGGCCCGGTGCTCTGCAGCGAGGACCACATCCTCGGCGGTGCCGTGTTCGACGAAAAGAACATCACCGTCTCCGACGCGCCCGGCATGGGCATTCAGGGCTTTGTGCCCGGCAAGGTGTCCTATCTCGACTAAAACCGGAACAGACCGCATCCCGAAACACACGGGGTGCGGTCTCTTTTTGTGAATCTGTATTTCATATACGGACAGTGAAAAAAGCTCGTGTCTGTATATGTTGAAATGAAAAACAAAAAAAGCGGGTAAAATCTTTGACTTTTTGGCCTGTGAGGCGTATAATCGTACTTGTTCCGTGTAGAGGAATGGGAAAACTGTGCGCAATGGGCGCACAATCTGGATAGGGGAGTAGAAAAGTTATGAAAACGTTGAAAGCGGTTGCGGCAAGGTACAACGCCACCAGCCTGATCCTGCGCATCGTCATCGGCCTTGTGGTCGGTGCGGTGCTGGCACTGGCGGTGCCCGGTGCGGGCTGGGTGGAAGAGTTCGGCAGCCTGTTCGTGGGTGCCCTGAAGGGCATTGCCCCGGTGCTGGTGTTCGTTATCGTGGCCAGTGCGCTGGCGCAGGGCACGTCCAGGCTGGACCGGCGCTTTGGCACGGTCATCTGGCTGTACATGCTCACCACCTTCCTGGCCGCCGCCATTGCGGTGGTGACCAGCTTCCTGTTCCCTCAGACCGTCGTTCTGGCTGAGGCGGCAGAATCCGAGGTGGTGCCCCAGGGTCTGGGCGAGGTGATGAACACCCTGCTCACCAACTTTGTGGCAAACCCCGTCAGTGCCCTGCTGAACGGCAATTACATCGGCATCCTGTTCTGGGCCTGCCTGTTCGGTCTGGCCATGAAGAAGTACGGCGCGGACAGCACCAAGCTGTTCCTGGCGAACACAGCGGATGCAGTCTCCCAGATCGTCCGCTGGATCATCAATCTGGCACCCTTCGGTATCATGGGCCTTGTGTACACCAACGTGTCCAGCAACGGCCTGTCCATCTTTACCCAGTACGGCAGGCTGCTGCTCCTGCTGGTGGGCACCATGCTCTTTATGGCACTGGTCGTCTCGCCCTTTATCATCTTTGTGTATCTGCACTGCAACCCGTATCCGCTGGTGTTCCGCTGCCTGCGTGAATCCGGCCTGACCGCCTTCTTCACCCGCAGCTCTGCCGCCAACATCCCGGTCAATATGGATCTGTGCGAAAAGCTGGGGCTGGATAAGGATATGTATTCCGTCTCCATCCCGCTGGGCGCTACCATCAATATGGATGGTGCCGCCATCACCATTACCATTATGACGCTGGCTGCGGCCAATACGCTGGGCATTCAGGTGTCCCTGCCCGCCGCCATCCTTCTTTCGGTGATGAGCGCTCTGGGTGCCTGCGGCGCTTCCGGCGTGGCTGGCGGCTCCCTGCTGCTGATCCCCATGGCCTGCTCCCTGTTTGGCATCTCCAATGATATCGCCATGCAGGTGGTCGGTGTCGGCTTTATCATTGGCGTGGTGCAGGATTCCGTGGAAACTGCCCTGAACTCCGCCGGCGACGTGGAATTTGCCGCCACTGCGGAATATCACCAGTGGCGCAAGGAAGGCAAGCCCCTGCCGGTGTTCCTGTGCAAGTGATGCAAAACTGAAATGGCTTTTCAAAGGCTGCTGTGCTGCTGGCACGGCGGCCTTTTTGTTTGGAGCTTTTTCTGGGCATTTTGCACAGGAAAGCCCTTGTTCTGTTTGAAACTGACGGATTCTGACGGATTTTGCATGAGAGTATCCCCTTTTACAGAAGAAATTCTGGGCAAAACGGAGAGAAAATCTGAAAAAACTTTCCAAACAAGGTTTCAATCGTCCATGTATACAAGAACTTTATTTTTCATAAAAAACGTTTTGTGCTAGTTGCGCAAAGAACGAAAGAACGTTAAAAATGTATCACTAAATTCATAGTTTGTTCATAGAATTTATAAAACGATTTCATAATTGAGTGGCATAATATGGCCATCCTCAGAGAGGGGAACAAAAGAACGAAGGGTTCTGAAAGGTTCCGCTCTGAGGATGCAGGGAGATAGAGGCCCTGCCAAAAAACACAATGACATTTACCGATATACGGAGGATATTTATTATGATGAACAAGAACACTGCTATTCTGGACAACACTATGATGGACGCTTACCTGACTGTCACCGAGGGCGTGTCCGATAACTGCGGCATTGGCCTGGCTTTTGCAAGCCTGCTCGAGAGCGCAAAGAAGAACTTTGTCAACCAGAGCAACCGCCGCGCTGTCAATGCAAGCTTTGCCGGCTGATCTTCTCCAATTTGCCGGTTGAAGATTCTCCTTCTTTTTTTGTTACAGCTGCTGCCACACTGTAATATGAACTGAAAAGCCCGGAACCACCTGCCGCCATAGCAGGTACGGTTCCGGGCTTTTTTGCTGTGTGGGTTCGGTCAGCGCAGGGGGTTTAAGCCGTCAGCTTTGCTTTCTGCAGTGCAGCCACGATCAGCGGAATGAGGATGAGCTGCGCCACGATACCGGGCACGGCAGTGAGCACCGCACCGGACAGGAACGCGCTGAACGGAAAACTGGAGCCGGACAGACCGGCCAGCACAAAGCGCACCGCACCCCAGACAAGGCGGCCTGCCACCATCGAGGTGACAAGGGTGGCGTAGATCATGGGCAGGGTGTGCTGCACCTTGCGGTACATGAAACCGGCCACAGCGCCGTACGTGGCCAGCTCAAAGGCCATGGCGATGGCAATGGGGTACATCGGGGGCATCCCGAACAGCACCGAGCGGAGCAGCGGGGCGGCAAAGCCCAGTGCCAGGCCCCAGGGGCCGCCCAGCACGAAGCCAGCCAGCAGCACCGGGAAGTGCATGGGGCAGAGCATGTTGCCGATCTGAGGCACATGGCCGGTGATCATGGGCAGCACAAAGGCCAGTGCCAGAAACAGTGCGGCCAGCACCAGATCACGGGTCGCGGAACGGGTCTTGGTATTCATCAATGATTCCTCCTGAAAATGCACAGACAAAAAGGGCCTGCCGCCAGCACGCACGCCAGCGGCAGACCCCTTCATGGTGTCTGTTTCAAAATAATGTTTGCGGGGAGAAACACGGGCTTCAGCCCGCAAAGCCCCGGCTTCAGCCGGGAATTGTGCAAAAAGTATAGCAGATGCAAAGCCGCCTTGTCAAGCTCAGCGGATGAGGATGGTTACGGGGCGGTGTTTGCGGATTTTTGAAATTTGTAGATGTAATAAAAGGAATCTTCACCGGGGCCTTCTGCAAATGTACTGTTACAGACATTGGTGCGAGAATAACCATTGTCGGAGGCTGCATTCAATTCGGCATCAGAAAGCGCATGTTCCATAAAGAGCCAGATCTCAGGATCGGAAGAAGTGAAGCACTGAGAAATATTGGAGGATTCGATTTGAGCATGGACGCGTCCCGGAAAGTAATAATCAAAGAGTGTCCAGTCTAGGAAGTAGTTCGTTGTATAAAGAACTGCATCCTGAGAGGGGGTAATAACTTCCAGACACTGGGTAGTCGCAAGGTCGATGCGCTTTTCCCGCTGATAGGTTTGGTAGAAATCCGGTAGACTGCACACCAGCGTTCCCAAAATCAGAATACTGGACAGAATGGTTCTCCAACGGACTTTAGACAGAAGAAAGCCAAAAACCAGGTAAACGACTGCGGTGAGCGGATAAAGGTATCGAACGAGAAAAAGCGGGCGAAAGGCATATGAAACGATCAGCCCGACTGCAGAGGTGCCGGCGGCAGAAAGCAAGCCGGTCAAAAGCCAGATCGTATCAGGGGCGAAGAGCCATTTAGAGGACGACTTGGCCTGTGCTGTGAAATAAAGAAGGAATGCAAGACCGAAAATGAGGACTGTCCAAGAAGGATTGAAGAAGAATCCGATACAATTGATCGGAGAAGGAATGAAGGTGGACCACCAGTCTGCTGCAGCACGTTTGAAAGTGGGAAGCAATACCAGAAGCCAGGGAAGGTATACGACCACTGCGGCACAATAAGTGATAAGGATTTTTTTGAAGCTGCTCTTATCCTGCGGAAGCAGAGAAAGCAGAGCCAGATAGAAAAATGCAACGGAAATCAGGGCATAGTAGTGCGTATAAGCGGCACAAAGAGAGGCGACGCTGAAAATGATCCAATCGGAGGTTTTACCGGAATGAAGAATGTTATGGAGTGCCAGATAGGCCGCTAACACAAAGAAAGCGCCGAGTGAATACATTCGGGCCTCGACATTGAACATAATAGCGGTATCAGTCAAAGAGGCAAAAGTGGAAACAACAACTGCGGGAATCAATCCGAACTGTCTGAAAATCACTGTACAGGCAAGAATCAGAATGAGTCCATAGGGAATCAGAGCCGACAGATGATAGACATATCCGTGATTGCCCAGAAGATGATATAGGAGCTGTGTGAAAAGATAGTACAGCGGCGGATGGTTATCTGCCGCTGTGACTTGGAGCATTTCAAAAACATTCATTTGGGCAAGGCCGATGCTGAACCCTTCATCTCCCCAGAAGGAGTTGTCAAAAATGCGGACAAAGTGCATGGCGAACAGCACAAAGGCATACAGGTACAACAGCAAGGGAAAAATCCTGCGGCTGCGCTGTGCCTGGGATGTGGGTGAGGAAAAAGACATAGGAACCTCCCAAAATGATAAAAAAAGCAAACAAATTCATCTTATTATATCATACAGCGGCAAAAGATGATATTGCAAAGCGGTCAAAAGCTGCAAAAATGTTTTGCGGGGGCAAAATGGCCCTGCATTTTCAACAAAAACGGGAACATTTACAAGCGATTTTGCCAAGGGATGTACATTTTGACGAAAGAACCTTGACGTTTTTGCATAGAATAGATAATATAGACTTGAGAAATAGCGCATCGGGGCGTACGGCCCGGGTGCGTACCATATCCGATGCAAACGCTGAGGTTCATACGGGAGGACCAAAGATGACAAATGCAGAAAAGCTTACCCTGGCAAAACACGCCTGCCACATCCGCATGGGCGTGATCGAGGGCACTCACAGCGCCAAGTGCGGCCATCCGGGCGGCAGCCTGGATATCGCCGAGGTGCTGGCGTACCTCTATTTCGTAGAGATGAAGGTGGATCCGAAGGATCCCAAGAACCCTGACCGCGACCGTCTGGTGCTCTCCAAGGGCCATGCGGCTCCGGCGCTGTACGCCGCGCTGGCTGAGCGTGGGTTCTTCCCGGTGGAGGACCTCAAGACCCTGCGCAAGATCGGCAGCTACCTGCAGGGCCACCCCAACATGAACAGTGTGCCGGGCGTGGATATGTCCACCGGCAGTCTGGGTCAGGGCGTGAGCGCCGCCTGCGGCATGGCACTGGGTGCCAAGCACGCCGGTAAGCCCATCAATGTTTACACCATCCTGGGTGACGGCGAGGTGGAAGAAGGCGAGTGCTGGGAGGCCTTTATGTTTGCTTCTCACTACGGCCTGTCCAATCTCTGCGTTATGCTGGACCGCAACCATCTGCAGATCGACGGCACCACCGAGACCGTGATGAACAGCGCCCCGCTGGAGGAGAAGCTGAAGGCCTTCAACTTCAACGTGCTGACCATCAACGGCCACGATTTTGATGCCATTGAGAGCGCCATCGCCGCTTTCCGCGCTGAGAACGAAAAGCCCACCTGCATCATTCTGGATACTCTCAAGGGCAAGGGCGTTTCCTTTATGGAGAACTCCGTTGACTGGCACGGCAAGGGCCCCAACGATGAGGAATACGCACAGGCCATGCAGGAGCTGAATGCAGCTTACGCCGCGCTGGAAGAGGAGGACAAGTAAGATGGCAGAAGTGAAGAAGATCGCTACCCGTGACAGCTACGGCAACACCCTGAAAGAGCTGGCCGCCGAGGGCCACGACGACCTGGTGGTGCTGGACGCTGATCTGGCTGCCGCCACCAAGACCGGCATGTTCCGTAAGGCGTACCCGGACCGTCACTTCGACTGCGGCATTGCCGAGGGCAACATGATGGGCGTGGCCGCAGGTCTGGCCACCATGGGTTATGTTCCCTTTGTTTCCAGCTTTGCCATGTTTGCCGCAGGCCGTGCCTTTGAGCAGATCCGCAACTCAATCGCCTACCCCCGCCTGAACGTCAAGATTGGTGCCACCCACGGCGGCATCTCTGTGGGCGAGGACGGTGCTTCCCACCAGTGCTGCGAGGACTTTGCCCTGATGCGCAGCCTGCCCGGCATGACCGTGATCTGCCCCGCAGACGATGTGGAGGCCCGCGCCGCTGTGCGTGCCGCTTACGCCATGCAGGGCCCTGTTTACCTGCGCTTCGGCCGTCTGGCTGTGCCTGTGTTCCACGATGAGGCCACCTACCACTTTGAGCTGGGCAAGGGCGAGCAGATCACCGAGGGCAACGACATTGCCATCATCGCCACCGGTCTGATGGTCAACGAGGCCCGCCTGGCTGCCGAGCAGCTGGCTGCCGAGGGCATCCACGCCCGGGTCATCAACATCCACACCATCAAGCCTCTGGATGAGGAGATCGTCCTCAAGGCCGCCAAGGAGTGCGGCAAGGTCATCACCGCCGAGGAGCACAGCGTCATCGGCGGTCTGGGCGAGGCCGTCTGCGCTGTCCTGAGCGAGAAGCTGCCCACCCCTGTCCGCCGCGTGGGCGTGCAGGACAAGTTCGGCTGCTCCGGCCCCGCATGGGACCTGCTCAAGCTGTACGGTCTGGATGCAGCGACCATCTGCAAGACCGCTCACGAGATGCTGGGCTGATCCAGAAAGTCAATACCAATAAAAAAGCCGGTCGGCGTATGCCGATCGGCTTTTTGCGTGCAATTACCGTAAAAATTCGTGATTTTTCCGCACGATATCCGGGGAAACGTGCTGGCTGCTTGCACCCGGCGGCAAAGTGTGTTAAAGTGGGGCCAGATAAAAATTTTGAGAGAAGGAGCACCGCTATGAAATACGATTTCACTTCCATCATGGACCGCCACGGCAAGGATGCCATTGCAGTGGATGGCCTTGGCACCGGCTTTGCCCCCGCCGCCCCCAAGGAGGGCTTTGACGCCATCCCCATGTGGGTGGCCGATATGAACTTCCCCACCGTGCCCACCATCCAGGAAGCCATCATCGAGCGCACCAACCACCCCGCGTTTGGCTACTTCAACCCCACCGATGAATACTTCGATTCCATCATCCGGTGGCAGGCAAAGCGCAACGGCGTGCAGGGCCTGACCAAGGAGTGCATCGGCTACGAGAACGGCGTGCTGGGCGGCGTGATCAGCGCCCTGAACTGCGTCTGCTCCAAGGGCGACAAGATCCTGATCCACAGCCCCACCTACATCGGTTTCACCATGAGCCTGAAGAACAACGGCTACGAGGCTGTCCACAGCCCGCTGGTCAAGGATGAGAACGGCGTGTGGCGGATGGACTTTGAGGACATGGAAAAGCACCTGAAAGAGGAAAAGATCCATGCCGCCATCATGTGCAACCCCCACAACCCCTGCGGCCGTGTGTGGGAGCGCTGGGAGCTGGAAAAGGCCATGGAGCTGTACAAGAAGTACGATGTGTATGTGGTCTCCGATGAGATCTGGTCGGACATCATCCTGAGCGGAAACAAGCACATCCCCACCCAGTCTGTGAGCGAGGATGCCCGCCAGCGCACTGCCGCTTTCTATGCCCCCTCCAAGACCTTCAATCTGGCTGGTCTGGTGGGCAGCTACCATATCGTTTACAACAGCTGGTGGCGTGACCGCATGGAAAAAGAGTCCAGCCTGAGCCACTACAACATGATGAACGTTCTCTCCATGCACGCCCTGATCGGTGCTTACAAGCCCGAGGGCTACGAGTGGACCGACGAGCTCTGCGAGGTGCTGACCGGCAACATCGACTTTGCCTGCGATTACATCGAGAAGCACTTCGAGGGCGTGACCGTCTCCAAGCCGCAGGGCACCTACATGCTGTTCGTGGACTGCACCGACTGGTGCAAGGCCCACGGCAAGACCATTGAGGATGTGGAGCACGCCTGCTGGGATGTGGGCGCTGCCATCCAGGACGGCACCATGTTCTTTGGCCCCTGCCACCTGCGCATGAATCTGGCTTCTCCCCGTTCCCGCATCGAGGAGGCGTTCCACCGCATGGACAAGTACGTTTTTAACGCATGATCGCTTAAACACAGCAAAAAGTCCCGACCAGAACGGCCGGGACTTTTTTGCGCTTACTTCAGATCGAAATTGCCCACCAGCAGGTAGTAGAGCGCCTCCACCACCAGCGCTGCCGAAAGCTGGGAAGGCATCATATCGCTGGCAATGCGCTGGATACGGTTGGAGGCCAGCAGGGTATAGCTGGCGTGGCCTGCCAGCGCCGAGCGCTTGTCGCAGGTGATGAGGATGACCGGTGTGCCGTTCTTCTTGGCGGCACGGGCGGCCGTCTCCAACGCCTCGCAGCGGCCTGCGCTGGAAATGAGCAGCAGGGCATCTTTTGGGGTCAGTGCCGAAGCGAAAGACCGTGCCTTTTCTGGCACCGGGCTGATCATGCAGCGCTTGCCCAGACTGCCCAGCTTGAGCGAAGCATCCATGGCAACGGGCAGGCTGCTGCCGTTGGCTTCGATCTCAATGATCTCTGCCGCCCGCAGAATGGAAAGCACCTTTCTCAGCTGGACAAGGTTCAAGGCCTGAATGGTGGCCTGAACCTCCTCCTGACGGTTGTTCTGAAGATCGAGCAGGGCCTGATGCAGCGGGTCATTGGGGGGCCTTTTGCGGGCCTCCGTTTCCTGCTGCTCCAGCACATCCCGCGCAAGCTCCAGTTGGAATTTGCGGTAATTTGCGTAGCCGAGCTTGTGGCACAGCCGGGTGACCGTGGCTTCGGACGAGTGGCTGGCCTTTGCAAGCTCCGCAGAGGTGGCGACCGAGGCCCACTTTACATCTGCAAGAATGCAGTCCGCAATGCGCCGTTCGGCGCTGTAAAGCTGGAGCCCGGAGCACAGCTGGGTGACGACGCTTCCCGGGGAATCGTGCATAGCAATACCTCCCTGTGCGCGCTGTGCATTGGGCACAACGCACAGTACTCTTGGAATAGTATACCGATTTTTTGGTGAAAAATCAATTGAATCTGGCAAGAAAATGCATCTCATTCCAAAATAAACCGGGATCCCGCCAGAACCCGCTGCCTGTCAAATTCTCCAAACCGGAATAAGCTGCGCTGAAATTACAAAAAAGGACTGCTCCGCTGGAGCAGTCCTTTTTGCGTTTTGAGGGGCGGGAAGGTGCGATCAGCACCCTTCCTTTTCGGCCAGCTTCCGGCCCATGAGCACGCCCATGACGGAGGCCATCATCAGGCCGCGGGTCCAGCCGGAGGAGTCACCCAGGCAGTGCAGACCCCGGATGTTGGTGTCGAGGTTCTCGTCCATCTTGACCTTGTTGGAGTAGAACTTCAGCTCGGGGCTGTAAAGCAGGGTCTCGTTGGCGGCAAAGCCGGGCACGACCATATCCAGCATCTTGATGAACTCAATGATGTTGGTCATGGCGCGGTAAGGCATGGCGGCGGTGATATCACCGGCCACGGCATCCTTCAGGGTGGGCTTGACGTTGGATTGCGCCAGCTCCTTGGGCCAGGTGCGCTTGCCGTCCAGAATGTCGCCGTAGCGCTGGACCAGGATGTGGCCCGCGCCCAGCATGTTGGTCAGCTCACCCACCTTCTGGGCGTAGGCGATGGGCTGGTTGAAGGGTTCGGTGAAGTTGTGGGAGACGAGGATGGCCAGGTTGGTGTTCTCGCTCTTCTTCTCCTTGAAGCTGTGGCCATTGACCACGGCCAGATCGTTGTCGTAGTTCTCCTGAGCCACAAAGCCGCCGGGATTCTGGCAGAAGGTGCGCACCTTGTTCTTCCAGGGCTTGGGGTAGCCGATGAGTTTGGACTCGTACAGCACCTTGTTCACCTTTTCCATGACCTCGTTGCGGCACTCCACGCGCACGCCGATGTCAACGGTGCCGGGCTTGTGGGCGATGTGGTGCTCGGCGCAGATCTTCTCCAGCCAGTCGGCACCGCGGCGGCCCGTGCCGATGACCACAGTATCGGCATAAACAGCATGGGCTTCCTCGTCCTTGGGTCCCTTGATGAACACGCCCTTGCACTCCTCGTTTTCCAGGATGATGTTCTCGCACTCGGTGCTGAACAGCATCTCCACGCCGTTGTCGGCCAGATAGTTCTGGATGGCCAGATACAGCTGCTGGGCCTTCTCGGTGCCCAGATGACGGATGGGGCAGTCCACCAGCTTCAGGCCGGCGTGGATGGCGTTCTTGCGGATCTCCTTGATGTCCTCGCCGGTGTAGATGCCCTCCACATGGGGGTCGGCACCGAACTCGAGGTAGATCTTATCGGTGTAATGGATGAGCTCCTGTGCGAACTCCTCGCCGATCAGGCTGGGCAGGTCGCCGCCCACCTCATAGGAGAGGCTCAGCTTGCCGTCCGAGAACGCGCCTGCACCGGAGAAGCCGGTGGTGATGGCGCAGGTGGGGCGGCAGTTGACGCAGTGGCCCAGCTCGGCCTTGGGGCAGTGGCGCTTTTCCACCGGCTTGCCCTTTTCCACCAGCAGGATCTTTTTCTTGCTGCCGTGGCGCAGCAGCTCTACAGCAGTGAAGATGCCGGCCGGACCGGCACCCACAATGATCAGATCGTATTTTTCCATCTCTAGTTTTATCCTTTACTATTAGTTACAAACTCCCTCAGTCGCCTGTCGGCGACAGCTCCCTCGGAGAGGGAGCCTTTTCTCGGAGGGAAGCTTTATGGGGGTGGCCAAAGCCTCCCTCATGGAGGGAGGTGGCATCGCGCAGCGATGACGGAGGGAGTTTAATCCTCTTCCTGCTCCACTTCCGCGCTCTCATCCACATGATCCAGCTCCACGGCGGAGGCTTCCACGTCGGCAGGGGCGATGTCCGGGGCGATCACGCCGTCACCGTTCAGATCCTGACCGGTCAGGGATTCCAGCATGGACTGGGTCTCGGGGTGGAGCTTGGCAAAGCGGCGGATGGCCAGCACGGTGTACAGGGCACTGAGCAGGTTGATGGCACCCTCGATAATGAGGATGATGCCAATGGCCATGACCAGCGTCTCCATGGTGCCGAAGGGGTTCAGGATCATCACCACGCCCAGCACCACGCTGAGCACCGGCAGCAGCAGGAAGCCCTTCCAGCTGGGGTACTCACAGCGGCGCAGGTCCAGAGCGTTCTGGATGCGGCCCAGGCTGTCGAAGATAACGAACAGGCCGAACACGATGGGCAGGATGCGCACCACGATGTCGCTGCGGAGGATGAGGAACGCGCCCAGGCCCAGGCAGATGATGCCCGAGATGAGGGTGAGCTGGCTCTGAAAGATGCCGCGCTCCACGGCAAAGTAGCGCACCAGCTGAACGGCGGCGCACACCAGCACCACGCCGCCCAGGGCGTAGCAGACCACGTTGAGGGCGGTGGAGGGCCGCATGAGCAGGAAGATGCCCAGCCCCAGGTAGAGCACGCTCATCAGGATCAGATTCCATTTCAACTTCTTTGCCATAAAAGGTCACGTTCCTTTCTTGTGCCGGACGGGTTCTGAAACGGTTTACTGTGCAGCGGCAGCGTTGTCGTACATGGGCTCGATGATCTTTTTGTCCAGGCGGGCAAAGAACACAAAGCTCAGGGTCACGCTGACCAGCTCTGCAATGACGAAGGACCACCACACCATATTCACATTGCCGGTCTTACTCAGCAGCCAGGCGGCGGGCAGCAGGACCACCAGCTGGCGGCAGACCGAGATGATCAGGCTGAACATGCCGTTGCCCAGCGCCTGGAAGGTGGAGGACAGGATGATGCTCATGCCGGCCAGCAGGAAGTGGAAGCAGATGATGCGCAGGGCAGGCTTGCCGATGGCCAGCATGGCCTCGCTGGCGGAGAACAGGCCCAGCAGCTTGTCGGGCAGGAATTGGAACAGCAGGAAGCCGACCAGCATGATGGCTTCAGCATAGAACATGGCACACTTGATGGTCTTTTTGACGCGGTCGGGCTTGCGGGCACCGTAGTTGTAGCCGATGATGGGCACCATGCCGTTGTTCATGCCGAAGATGGGCATGAACACGAAGCTCTGCAGCTTGAAGTAAACGCCGAACACGGCCACGGCGGTGGCGGTAAAGGCCATGAGGATCTGGTTCATCAGGAAGGTCATCACGCTGCCCACGCACTGCATGGCGATGCTGGGCAGGCCGACAACGTAGATCCGTTTGATGGCTTCGGCGCTGGGGCGGAAGCCCTTGAAATCCAGCTGGATATCGGGGTTCTTGCGGAGGTTGAGGTAGAAGGAGACCCCTGCGCCGCAGAACTGGCCGATGACGGTGGCCAAAGCTGCACCGGTGGTGCCGGACAGAGCCTCGCCGCAGTAGCCAAAGATGAAGATGGGGTCAAGGATGATGTTGACGATGGCACCCACCAGCTGGCTGATCATGCTCAGGGTGGTGCGGCTGGTAGCGGCCAGCAGTTTTTCGTTCATCACCTGCATGAACATGCCCAGGCTGAGCACGCAGCAGATGGTCAGGTAGCGGATGCCCTGCTCGGCGATGTCGGCATCGGCGGTCTGGGCGTAG contains:
- a CDS encoding NAD(P)/FAD-dependent oxidoreductase encodes the protein MEKYDLIIVGAGPAGIFTAVELLRHGSKKKILLVEKGKPVEKRHCPKAELGHCVNCRPTCAITTGFSGAGAFSDGKLSLSYEVGGDLPSLIGEEFAQELIHYTDKIYLEFGADPHVEGIYTGEDIKEIRKNAIHAGLKLVDCPIRHLGTEKAQQLYLAIQNYLADNGVEMLFSTECENIILENEECKGVFIKGPKDEEAHAVYADTVVIGTGRRGADWLEKICAEHHIAHKPGTVDIGVRVECRNEVMEKVNKVLYESKLIGYPKPWKNKVRTFCQNPGGFVAQENYDNDLAVVNGHSFKEKKSENTNLAILVSHNFTEPFNQPIAYAQKVGELTNMLGAGHILVQRYGDILDGKRTWPKELAQSNVKPTLKDAVAGDITAAMPYRAMTNIIEFIKMLDMVVPGFAANETLLYSPELKFYSNKVKMDENLDTNIRGLHCLGDSSGWTRGLMMASVMGVLMGRKLAEKEGC
- a CDS encoding HdeD family acid-resistance protein, which codes for MAKKLKWNLILMSVLYLGLGIFLLMRPSTALNVVCYALGGVVLVCAAVQLVRYFAVERGIFQSQLTLISGIICLGLGAFLILRSDIVVRILPIVFGLFVIFDSLGRIQNALDLRRCEYPSWKGFLLLPVLSVVLGVVMILNPFGTMETLVMAIGIILIIEGAINLLSALYTVLAIRRFAKLHPETQSMLESLTGQDLNGDGVIAPDIAPADVEASAVELDHVDESAEVEQEED
- a CDS encoding MATE family efflux transporter; the protein is MGTMDVNPLLIKLSIPMMISMLVQALYNVVDSIFVARVSENALTAVSLAFSLQNMMFAVGIGTGVGVNALLSKSLGEKNQSRANKTAENGLFLALCSYLVFLVLGLTVVRPYFYAQTADADIAEQGIRYLTICCVLSLGMFMQVMNEKLLAATSRTTLSMISQLVGAIVNIILDPIFIFGYCGEALSGTTGAALATVIGQFCGAGVSFYLNLRKNPDIQLDFKGFRPSAEAIKRIYVVGLPSIAMQCVGSVMTFLMNQILMAFTATAVAVFGVYFKLQSFVFMPIFGMNNGMVPIIGYNYGARKPDRVKKTIKCAMFYAEAIMLVGFLLFQFLPDKLLGLFSASEAMLAIGKPALRIICFHFLLAGMSIILSSTFQALGNGMFSLIISVCRQLVVLLPAAWLLSKTGNVNMVWWSFVIAELVSVTLSFVFFARLDKKIIEPMYDNAAAAQ